One stretch of Alcaligenes aquatilis DNA includes these proteins:
- a CDS encoding TRAP transporter small permease encodes MTIKRVALHIVDHIEEYICAFLLGAFVLLLFVQIILRQFFAYSIPWGEEVATYMFVWFAYLGAVVAAKMSAHNRVTFQFRFFPPIVKKVTESIADLLWVAFNLYFTWLSYEFVFNRMNLFWRSQTTGIPMKYFFMVLPVAFLLMSLRILWNNYLIWFKHVELVDPESQELEAIKRQGAEARDSVVEGA; translated from the coding sequence ATGACGATCAAAAGAGTAGCGCTACACATAGTCGACCACATAGAAGAATACATTTGTGCTTTCTTGCTTGGCGCCTTTGTGCTTCTGTTATTTGTACAGATTATTTTGCGGCAGTTTTTTGCGTACAGTATTCCGTGGGGTGAAGAGGTGGCAACCTATATGTTTGTATGGTTTGCCTATCTAGGGGCTGTCGTAGCCGCCAAAATGTCAGCACACAATCGGGTGACGTTTCAGTTCAGGTTCTTTCCGCCCATTGTAAAGAAAGTGACAGAGTCTATTGCTGATTTGCTTTGGGTGGCCTTTAACTTGTATTTCACCTGGCTGAGTTACGAATTTGTGTTTAATCGCATGAATTTGTTTTGGAGGTCGCAGACAACTGGTATTCCCATGAAGTATTTCTTCATGGTGTTGCCAGTTGCCTTTTTACTGATGTCTCTACGTATTTTGTGGAATAACTATTTGATCTGGTTTAAGCATGTAGAGCTGGTAGACCCTGAAAGTCAAGAATTAGAAGCAATCAAGCGCCAGGGGGCTGAAGCCCGCGATAGCGTGGTGGAAGGAGCCTAA
- a CDS encoding TRAP transporter substrate-binding protein: MTLKKWLTGSVWVASLLLATTASAATFKVAIGDAAGGTQYELGKVFAEQLKEKSGGSVTADLFPNSQLGDEQDTINDAAMGLLDFSILAINNITPFSPSVAVLTMPYVIQSLEDARTLTQGDVGKELTEKTIRDAGVRIVGWSYSGFRVLTNSKRPVRSLDDLKGLIIRVPKNELMIAFYNALGVNPTPMAWNETFTALQQGVVDGQDNPYITISAMKFDEVQKYITPIRYLFSLEPLVMSEQVFQAQTPEVQAWILEAGQAATEYSYEYIQVTEDNIKQELQAAGMEIVELANNEQDWIDAATTKVWPAFYDSIGGKERLDAVLATLNR, translated from the coding sequence ATGACACTCAAAAAATGGCTCACAGGTTCTGTCTGGGTAGCAAGTTTGTTGTTGGCAACGACAGCAAGTGCTGCCACCTTCAAGGTGGCGATTGGTGATGCAGCAGGCGGAACTCAATATGAACTGGGCAAAGTATTTGCCGAGCAGTTAAAAGAAAAAAGTGGTGGTAGTGTGACCGCAGATTTGTTCCCAAACAGTCAGTTGGGCGATGAACAAGATACGATTAATGACGCCGCGATGGGCCTGCTGGATTTCTCGATTCTAGCGATCAACAACATCACTCCGTTCTCGCCCAGTGTGGCTGTGCTCACAATGCCTTACGTAATCCAAAGTCTGGAAGACGCAAGAACCTTGACGCAAGGTGATGTTGGCAAAGAACTTACCGAAAAGACGATTCGTGATGCGGGTGTGCGTATTGTCGGTTGGTCGTATTCCGGCTTTAGGGTTCTGACTAATTCCAAACGTCCTGTACGCAGCCTGGATGACCTGAAAGGCTTGATCATTCGTGTACCCAAAAATGAGCTGATGATCGCTTTCTATAATGCCTTGGGTGTAAATCCGACACCGATGGCGTGGAACGAAACCTTCACCGCATTGCAGCAAGGTGTGGTCGACGGTCAGGACAATCCTTACATCACTATTTCTGCCATGAAGTTTGATGAAGTGCAGAAGTACATTACTCCGATTCGTTACCTGTTCTCGTTAGAACCATTGGTAATGAGCGAGCAAGTATTCCAGGCGCAAACTCCTGAGGTCCAGGCGTGGATTCTGGAAGCAGGGCAAGCTGCTACTGAGTACAGCTACGAATATATCCAGGTCACGGAAGACAACATCAAGCAAGAGTTGCAAGCAGCGGGTATGGAAATCGTAGAGCTTGCCAACAACGAGCAGGACTGGATTGACGCAGCCACCACCAAAGTGTGGCCTGCATTTTACGACTCGATTGGCGGTAAAGAGCGCTTGGATGCTGTTTTGGCCACGCTGAATCGTTAA
- a CDS encoding NAD(P)/FAD-dependent oxidoreductase, producing MLQETSKQTAAETLGQATPARRAYDPAYDPLATHSNPGEGTEYAPTYWIGTAGEPPEDDGPITHDIEVDVAIIGSGFTGLTTAIFLAQEHGIKATVLEANRSAWGCSTRNGGQAQCASGRLKRSQWIQRWGLDTALKMHRECVEGMENFKELIKDIDCDPQPGGHLYIAHRERLMPVLEKEAALLRDTFQYDARILGADTVRNEWVNDREAHGAMHEPEGIGIHAGKLAFGYLKKARALGATVHPSSPVQSWKTRNGYHYLQTPGGVVKAKAVGVATGGYTSNGLHAELKNRLLPILSNSLVTRPLTPAEIEACHFYTHQVLTDTRVLRNYYRLLPDNRLQIGSRSAITGKDAPQRKYQDLLVGAMERKFPELKGIEIAYSWWGWVDVSHDMMPRIVQPDPQHTIYYAMGYGGNGVMYSSQAGRRMAQWIAGKGQELDLPIFQDRLPFPNVREMVESEFFAPFRRFGQRFLYRWYHLKDEAL from the coding sequence ATGCTCCAGGAAACGTCAAAACAGACTGCGGCTGAGACGTTAGGGCAAGCGACACCCGCTAGACGTGCTTATGACCCAGCTTATGATCCACTCGCGACACATAGCAACCCTGGAGAAGGTACGGAATATGCGCCTACGTATTGGATAGGCACGGCGGGAGAACCTCCCGAAGATGATGGCCCCATTACCCACGATATCGAAGTGGATGTGGCCATCATCGGTTCCGGTTTCACCGGTTTGACCACAGCCATTTTTCTGGCACAAGAACACGGCATCAAAGCAACAGTGCTGGAAGCTAACCGCAGCGCCTGGGGTTGCAGTACCCGTAACGGGGGGCAGGCGCAGTGTGCGTCAGGTCGCCTAAAACGTTCGCAATGGATTCAGCGTTGGGGGTTGGATACTGCTCTCAAAATGCACCGTGAGTGCGTAGAGGGCATGGAAAACTTTAAAGAGCTGATCAAAGACATAGACTGTGATCCGCAACCGGGTGGCCATTTGTATATTGCTCACCGCGAACGGCTCATGCCCGTACTGGAAAAAGAAGCGGCGCTGCTACGAGACACCTTTCAGTACGACGCCCGTATTCTTGGTGCAGATACGGTACGTAATGAGTGGGTGAATGACCGTGAGGCTCATGGGGCGATGCATGAGCCTGAAGGTATTGGGATACACGCTGGCAAATTGGCTTTTGGGTATTTAAAAAAGGCGCGTGCTTTGGGCGCTACCGTCCACCCCTCCAGCCCCGTGCAGAGTTGGAAAACGCGTAATGGCTACCACTACTTGCAAACACCGGGTGGTGTTGTGAAAGCCAAAGCCGTTGGCGTGGCTACCGGTGGCTATACCTCGAATGGTTTGCATGCAGAGCTCAAAAATCGCTTGTTGCCGATTTTGTCCAACTCTCTGGTGACCCGTCCCCTGACGCCCGCTGAGATTGAAGCCTGCCATTTCTATACGCATCAAGTACTGACTGATACCCGAGTGCTACGTAATTACTACCGCCTGCTGCCCGACAATCGTTTGCAGATAGGCAGCCGCAGTGCGATTACGGGTAAAGATGCCCCACAACGCAAGTACCAAGATCTGTTGGTAGGAGCAATGGAGCGCAAGTTTCCAGAGCTAAAAGGCATTGAAATTGCGTATTCCTGGTGGGGCTGGGTGGATGTCAGTCACGATATGATGCCGCGCATTGTACAGCCTGACCCACAACACACTATTTATTACGCGATGGGGTATGGCGGTAATGGCGTGATGTACTCATCCCAGGCAGGTCGACGCATGGCGCAATGGATTGCAGGTAAAGGCCAGGAGCTGGATCTGCCTATTTTCCAAGATAGATTGCCATTTCCGAATGTCAGGGAAATGGTGGAGTCAGAGTTTTTTGCTCCGTTCAGACGATTTGGCCAGCGTTTCTTGTATCGCTGGTATCACTTGAAAGATGAGGCGCTGTAA
- a CDS encoding nuclear transport factor 2 family protein, translated as MNQKLELLKAYTQAWNDHDLDAIMSMMTNDCVFYAIAGNEVVGTTHQGHEKVRVAFESAWKNFPDAAWLDGDFYMLDANHAVSTSRFKGTDLNGGKHEALMVDLFTFEGDKIAIKNAFRKNRPPVTSGE; from the coding sequence ATGAATCAAAAATTAGAACTATTGAAAGCGTACACCCAAGCTTGGAATGACCATGACCTTGACGCCATCATGAGCATGATGACCAACGATTGTGTGTTCTACGCGATCGCGGGTAATGAGGTTGTAGGCACGACTCATCAGGGCCATGAGAAAGTACGCGTGGCCTTTGAGTCTGCCTGGAAGAACTTCCCGGATGCTGCATGGTTAGATGGTGACTTCTACATGTTGGATGCTAACCATGCCGTGTCTACGTCTCGCTTTAAAGGCACAGACTTGAATGGCGGTAAACATGAAGCACTGATGGTGGATTTGTTCACTTTTGAGGGTGACAAAATTGCCATTAAAAATGCCTTCCGCAAGAATCGCCCCCCAGTGACCAGCGGGGAATAA
- a CDS encoding thiazole synthase has translation MEDALVIAGRSYQSRLLVGTGKYKDFVETREAVEQSGAEIVTVAIRRTNIGQEAGEPSLLDYVSPQDYTYLPNTAGCFSADDAVRTLRLARELLDGHSLAKLEIFGSEKNLYPNMPETLKAAQTLVKDGFDVMVYCSDDPIQARMLEDMGCVAIMPLASIIGSGMGILNPWNIRLILDQINVPVLLDAGVGTASDATIAMELGCDAVLMNSAISYAQDPIRMARAMRRAVQAGRDAFLAGRMPKKHYLAEASSPTTGLIHSNARPVVQ, from the coding sequence ATGGAAGATGCACTCGTTATAGCAGGCCGCTCATACCAATCCAGACTGCTGGTAGGCACTGGCAAATACAAGGACTTTGTTGAAACCCGTGAAGCTGTTGAGCAGAGCGGGGCAGAGATTGTCACGGTTGCCATCCGCCGTACCAATATCGGTCAGGAGGCGGGTGAGCCCAGTTTGCTGGACTACGTTTCTCCGCAGGACTACACCTATTTACCTAACACGGCAGGTTGCTTCAGTGCCGACGATGCAGTACGCACACTGCGCCTGGCGCGTGAGCTGCTCGATGGCCACTCCTTGGCAAAACTGGAAATTTTTGGGAGTGAGAAAAACTTGTATCCCAATATGCCTGAAACCTTGAAGGCCGCGCAAACGCTGGTTAAAGACGGTTTTGATGTGATGGTGTATTGCTCTGACGACCCGATACAAGCTCGTATGCTGGAAGACATGGGGTGTGTAGCCATCATGCCACTGGCCTCCATTATCGGCTCGGGCATGGGTATCTTGAACCCATGGAATATACGTCTGATCCTGGACCAAATAAATGTACCTGTGCTGTTGGATGCCGGGGTGGGAACGGCTTCAGATGCCACCATCGCCATGGAACTGGGGTGTGATGCGGTGCTGATGAACTCTGCCATTTCCTACGCACAAGATCCCATTCGTATGGCACGAGCCATGCGCAGGGCCGTGCAGGCGGGACGCGATGCGTTTTTAGCCGGACGCATGCCCAAGAAACATTATCTGGCCGAAGCCTCATCGCCTACGACAGGGCTCATACATAGCAATGCACGGCCGGTAGTGCAATAA
- the xsc gene encoding sulfoacetaldehyde acetyltransferase has protein sequence MSQVADNRKPVSGLTKMTPSEAFVETMVSYGVKDMFGIMGSAFMDAMDIFAPAGIRLIPVVHEQGAAHMADGYARVSGKHGVVIGQNGPGISNCVTGIAAAYWAHSPVVIVTPEAGTNTMGLGGFQECNQLPMFQEFTKYQGHVTNPARMAEYTSLCFERAMTEMGPTQLNIPRDYFYGEVTCEIPAPRKLDRGHGGEKALEEALELLSKAKFPVIISGGGVVMSDAVEECKALAERLGAPVVNSYQHNDSFPASHPLWCGPLGYQGSKAGMKLISQADVVIALGTRLGPFGTLPQYGIDYWPTNAKIIQIDADHKMLGLVKKISVGICGDAKAVAKELLARVNAHELASDATKDERAATIAAEKATWEAELDSWTHETDPYSLDMIAENAKEKTFTGGEYLHPRQVLRELEKAMPDDVMVSTDIGNINSVAHSYLRFEKPRSFFAPMSFGNCGYALPTIIGAKTAAPERPAVSYAGDGAWGMSMMEIMTAVRHEIPVTAVVFHNRQWGAEKKNQVEFYNRRFVAGELDNASFADIAKAMGAEGIVVDRLEDVGPAFKRAIDMQMKEGKTCVLEIMCTRELGDPFRRDALKRPVRLLEKYKDYV, from the coding sequence ATGAGCCAGGTAGCAGATAACCGTAAACCGGTAAGCGGATTAACAAAAATGACCCCGTCAGAGGCGTTTGTAGAGACCATGGTGTCCTACGGCGTGAAGGATATGTTTGGGATTATGGGGTCCGCTTTTATGGACGCCATGGATATTTTTGCTCCAGCAGGGATCCGTTTGATTCCTGTTGTGCATGAGCAGGGGGCGGCGCACATGGCTGATGGTTATGCCCGCGTATCCGGTAAACATGGTGTGGTGATCGGCCAGAACGGCCCTGGCATTAGTAATTGCGTGACCGGCATTGCGGCCGCTTACTGGGCGCATAGCCCTGTGGTGATTGTGACGCCAGAAGCAGGTACCAATACGATGGGTCTGGGTGGCTTCCAGGAATGTAATCAGCTGCCTATGTTCCAGGAGTTCACCAAGTATCAAGGGCATGTCACCAATCCTGCTCGTATGGCCGAATACACAAGCTTGTGTTTCGAGCGTGCGATGACAGAAATGGGGCCAACTCAATTGAATATTCCACGTGACTACTTCTACGGCGAAGTGACATGTGAGATCCCTGCACCCCGCAAACTGGATCGTGGTCACGGCGGTGAGAAAGCACTGGAAGAGGCCCTGGAGTTGCTGTCCAAGGCTAAATTCCCAGTCATTATTTCTGGCGGCGGTGTGGTCATGAGCGATGCTGTCGAGGAATGCAAAGCCTTGGCCGAGCGCTTGGGAGCACCCGTTGTAAATAGCTATCAGCACAATGATTCGTTCCCTGCCAGCCATCCACTGTGGTGCGGTCCTTTGGGTTATCAAGGTTCGAAAGCAGGTATGAAGCTGATCTCGCAAGCTGATGTGGTGATTGCCCTGGGCACGCGATTGGGACCATTCGGCACCTTGCCTCAGTACGGCATTGATTACTGGCCCACAAACGCCAAGATCATCCAGATCGATGCCGACCACAAAATGCTGGGTTTGGTGAAAAAAATCTCCGTTGGTATTTGCGGTGATGCCAAGGCTGTAGCCAAAGAATTGCTGGCTCGTGTGAATGCACATGAGCTGGCAAGCGATGCAACGAAAGACGAACGTGCAGCGACCATTGCTGCAGAGAAAGCAACATGGGAAGCGGAGCTGGATTCGTGGACACATGAAACCGACCCATACAGCTTGGACATGATTGCTGAAAACGCCAAAGAGAAAACCTTTACTGGCGGAGAGTACCTGCACCCGCGTCAAGTATTGCGTGAGCTTGAAAAAGCCATGCCTGACGACGTGATGGTGTCTACCGATATTGGGAACATCAACTCTGTGGCTCATAGTTACCTGCGCTTTGAAAAACCACGCAGCTTTTTTGCACCGATGAGCTTTGGTAATTGTGGTTACGCTTTGCCAACCATTATTGGTGCCAAAACAGCTGCGCCCGAGCGTCCCGCCGTGTCGTATGCCGGTGATGGCGCATGGGGCATGAGCATGATGGAAATCATGACAGCAGTGCGTCATGAAATTCCAGTGACGGCGGTGGTTTTCCATAACCGACAGTGGGGTGCCGAGAAGAAGAACCAGGTGGAGTTCTACAACCGCCGCTTTGTCGCCGGTGAACTGGACAATGCCTCGTTTGCAGACATTGCCAAAGCCATGGGGGCGGAGGGTATAGTCGTGGACCGTTTGGAGGATGTGGGTCCTGCATTCAAACGCGCGATTGACATGCAGATGAAGGAGGGGAAAACCTGCGTGTTGGAAATCATGTGTACCCGGGAACTGGGCGATCCGTTCCGTCGTGATGCACTGAAGCGTCCTGTGCGTTTGCTGGAAAAATATAAAGACTACGTCTAA
- a CDS encoding AAA family ATPase: MSQKTEIPEHTVSVNTEFGIKSALHVPAFSERSEYVPALDKAYRFDPEVTLSLLAGFAHNRRVLIQGRHGTGKSTHIEQVAARLNWPCIRVNLDGHISRLDLVGKDTITIQDGLQVTRFQEGVIPWAMQRPMALILDEYDAGRPDVMFVIQQILEQDGRFTLLDQNRVLHPHPYFRIFATTNTLGLGDQTGLYRGTHSLNHAQLDRWNIVSTLNYLPAAQEEAIVLGRVPSKNTEQGKHDIQAMVALANLTRQAFSVGDLSTLMSPRTVITWAENCTLFHDKRRAFVVSFFNKCDESEQNLVKELYQRCFNEELVPSDATA, from the coding sequence ATGTCGCAAAAAACAGAGATACCCGAACATACCGTTTCAGTAAATACGGAATTTGGTATAAAAAGCGCATTGCATGTACCGGCTTTCAGTGAACGCTCAGAGTACGTCCCTGCTCTTGATAAGGCGTACCGTTTTGATCCTGAGGTCACCTTGTCATTGCTTGCCGGCTTCGCTCACAACCGACGCGTCCTCATACAAGGCAGACACGGCACAGGGAAATCCACACACATAGAACAAGTGGCCGCCAGACTGAATTGGCCGTGTATACGCGTGAACCTGGACGGTCATATCAGCCGCTTAGATTTAGTAGGTAAAGACACCATTACCATTCAAGACGGGCTGCAAGTCACACGCTTTCAGGAGGGGGTTATTCCTTGGGCAATGCAACGCCCGATGGCCTTGATACTGGACGAGTACGATGCAGGCAGACCCGATGTAATGTTCGTGATTCAACAGATACTGGAACAAGATGGCCGCTTTACCCTGCTGGATCAAAACCGTGTTTTGCACCCTCACCCCTACTTCCGTATTTTTGCCACGACCAACACCTTGGGCCTAGGCGATCAGACTGGCTTATATAGAGGTACTCATAGCCTGAACCATGCCCAACTGGATCGTTGGAACATTGTCAGCACCCTGAATTATCTGCCTGCCGCCCAAGAAGAAGCCATTGTTTTGGGACGCGTGCCCAGTAAAAATACCGAGCAGGGCAAGCACGATATACAAGCCATGGTGGCGCTAGCCAACCTGACCCGACAAGCATTCTCTGTGGGCGATTTATCCACGCTAATGTCACCGCGCACCGTAATTACCTGGGCGGAGAACTGCACCCTCTTTCACGACAAGCGCCGTGCTTTTGTCGTCTCTTTCTTCAACAAATGCGATGAAAGTGAACAAAACCTGGTAAAGGAGCTGTATCAACGCTGCTTTAACGAAGAGCTGGTACCCAGCGACGCAACCGCCTGA